One window from the genome of Paraclostridium sordellii encodes:
- the uvrC gene encoding excinuclease ABC subunit UvrC, with protein sequence MFDIQEQLKKLPSEPGVYLMKDENDKVIYVGKAISLKNRVRQYFQSSKNHTSKVKSMVKNIYKFEYIITDSELEALILECSLIKEYRPKYNVLLRDDKTYPYIKVTVNEDFPRVLKVRQVIKDKAKYFGPYTNTTAVNDTLEIIRNIYPIRTCNIDIERAIKNKVRPCLNKHIKKCVGPCTGEVSKEEYSKMIEEIILFLSGKEEHLIDLLKEKMNKCAMEFNFEDAAMYRDKIKSLEEMTQKQKIDSITSDLNQDIIAMARAHDEACVQVFFIRNGKIVGREHYILEGIMDSTRESILSSFVKQFYMAQDYIPKEILIESDIEDSFILEEWLSDKKGQKVFIRVPQKGEKKSLIEMVRKNAVEYLEKFSNMNKLKYRKSIGALEELKNIIGLEKIPRRIESFDISNIQGVDSIGSMVVFTDGKKDKKEYRRYKIKTVIGPNDYDSMAEIVERRIKYGDLPDLILLDGGKGQVSSVKKVLNKHNVEIPLWGMYKDDKHRTKGLISQEKEIELDKTSNLYRFVASIQEEVHNYAISYHRSLRNKTLTKSILDDIQGIGEKRKKALLSHFKNIDEIKNATMNELLEVEGMNKTSAENVYNFLKS encoded by the coding sequence ATGTTTGATATTCAAGAACAATTAAAAAAACTTCCATCAGAACCAGGAGTTTATTTAATGAAAGATGAAAATGACAAAGTTATATATGTAGGTAAAGCAATTTCCCTTAAAAATAGAGTTAGACAATACTTTCAATCTTCAAAAAATCATACATCTAAAGTTAAGTCTATGGTTAAAAACATATATAAATTTGAATATATAATAACGGATTCAGAATTAGAAGCACTAATATTAGAATGTAGTTTAATAAAGGAGTATAGGCCAAAATATAATGTACTCCTTAGAGATGATAAAACATATCCATATATAAAAGTAACAGTAAACGAAGACTTTCCAAGAGTATTAAAGGTAAGACAAGTAATAAAGGATAAAGCTAAATATTTTGGACCATATACAAATACAACTGCTGTTAATGACACCTTAGAAATTATAAGAAATATATATCCTATTAGAACTTGTAATATAGATATTGAAAGAGCTATAAAAAATAAGGTAAGGCCCTGTTTAAATAAACATATCAAAAAATGTGTTGGACCGTGTACAGGGGAGGTAAGCAAAGAGGAATATTCAAAAATGATAGAAGAAATAATTTTATTTTTATCTGGAAAAGAAGAACATTTAATAGACTTATTAAAAGAAAAAATGAATAAATGTGCAATGGAATTTAACTTTGAAGATGCAGCTATGTACAGGGACAAAATTAAAAGTTTAGAAGAAATGACACAAAAACAAAAAATTGACTCTATTACATCTGATTTAAATCAAGATATTATAGCTATGGCAAGAGCTCATGATGAAGCTTGCGTACAAGTATTTTTTATAAGAAATGGAAAGATAGTTGGGAGAGAACATTATATATTAGAAGGTATTATGGATAGCACAAGAGAATCAATACTTTCTTCATTTGTAAAACAGTTTTATATGGCCCAAGACTATATACCAAAAGAAATTTTAATAGAAAGCGATATTGAAGATAGTTTTATATTAGAAGAGTGGTTGTCGGATAAAAAAGGACAAAAAGTTTTTATTAGAGTTCCTCAAAAAGGTGAGAAGAAAAGTCTAATAGAAATGGTTAGAAAAAATGCAGTTGAGTACCTAGAGAAGTTTTCAAATATGAATAAATTAAAGTATCGAAAGAGTATAGGAGCCTTAGAAGAATTAAAGAATATAATAGGCTTAGAAAAAATTCCAAGGAGAATAGAGTCATTTGATATTTCAAATATCCAAGGTGTTGATTCAATAGGATCTATGGTTGTTTTTACTGATGGTAAAAAAGATAAGAAAGAGTATAGACGATATAAGATTAAGACTGTTATAGGACCAAATGATTATGATTCAATGGCAGAAATTGTAGAAAGAAGAATTAAATATGGAGACTTGCCAGACTTAATTTTACTAGATGGTGGAAAAGGTCAAGTAAGTTCAGTTAAAAAGGTTTTAAATAAACATAATGTAGAAATTCCACTTTGGGGAATGTATAAAGACGATAAACATAGAACAAAGGGATTAATTTCCCAGGAAAAAGAAATTGAACTCGATAAAACTTCTAATTTGTATAGATTTGTAGCAAGCATACAAGAAGAGGTTCATAACTATGCAATATCATATCATAGAAGCTTAAGAAATAAAACTTTGACAAAATCTATTCTAGATGATATACAAGGAATAGGAGAAAAAAGAAAGAAAGCGCTGTTGAGTCATTTTAAGAATATAGATGAAATAAAAAATGCTACAATGAATGAACTTTTAGAAGTAGAGGGAATGAATAAGACTTCAGCAGAAAATGTTTATAATTTTTTAAAATCATAA
- the hprK gene encoding HPr(Ser) kinase/phosphatase, which produces MDSERSERPVTVRELVKDIGLDVIYMPDDVEYYVHYQDIHRPGLQFAGYFEHFTYDRIQIVGRTEYTYFSHMDEEIRRTVLDKFFSYEVPALIVTRGLTVNEDVIEMAKKHNRVVLATKRNTTRLINKLSNYLDSKLSPMTTIHGVLVDVFGVGVLIRGESSVGKSETALELIQRGHRLIADDAVEITKVDENILMGQSPEVLRHFMEIRGIGIIDVRSMYGIGAVKDSKVIDLVIRLESWNDTTYYDRLGLDKEYEEILGINIEKLVVPVKPGRNTSMILEVAAMNFRQKRMGYDSAKEFTKKLATLIDNKHK; this is translated from the coding sequence ATGGATAGTGAAAGAAGTGAAAGGCCAGTTACGGTTAGAGAATTAGTTAAAGATATCGGGCTTGATGTTATTTACATGCCTGATGATGTTGAATATTATGTGCATTACCAAGATATTCATAGACCGGGGTTACAGTTTGCTGGATATTTCGAACATTTTACTTACGATAGAATACAGATAGTAGGTAGAACGGAATACACTTATTTTAGCCATATGGATGAGGAAATAAGAAGGACTGTATTAGATAAATTTTTTAGTTATGAAGTACCTGCATTAATAGTTACTAGAGGGCTTACTGTTAATGAAGATGTTATTGAAATGGCAAAGAAACATAATAGAGTAGTATTAGCGACTAAAAGAAATACTACAAGATTAATAAATAAATTATCAAATTATCTAGATTCAAAACTATCTCCTATGACAACAATTCATGGAGTTTTAGTTGATGTATTTGGTGTTGGGGTCTTAATTAGAGGAGAAAGTAGTGTTGGTAAATCAGAAACTGCATTAGAACTTATTCAAAGAGGGCATAGATTGATTGCTGATGATGCAGTAGAAATAACTAAGGTTGATGAAAATATACTCATGGGTCAATCACCAGAGGTGCTTAGACACTTTATGGAAATTAGAGGGATAGGAATAATAGATGTTAGAAGTATGTATGGTATTGGGGCTGTTAAAGATTCAAAGGTTATAGATTTAGTTATAAGGCTTGAATCATGGAATGATACTACATATTACGATAGACTTGGACTAGATAAAGAGTATGAAGAAATACTTGGAATAAATATAGAAAAGTTAGTTGTTCCAGTAAAACCAGGAAGAAATACATCTATGATTTTAGAAGTTGCAGCTATGAACTTTAGACAAAAGAGAATGGGATATGATTCTGCAAAAGAATTTACTAAGAAATTAGCTACTTTAATAGATAATAAGCATAAATAA
- a CDS encoding NADH-dependent [FeFe] hydrogenase, group A6, with protein MSLVNLTINGKAVSVENETTILDAAKKLNIKIPTLCHLHMDEINMHNKCASCRVCMVDTKRGLVPACATNVREGMEVQTNTARALNARKTVVELLLSDHPQDCLVCEKNGNCELQNIAQDLGVRDIKYKGVKTNLGIDNSSKSIVKNHDKCILCRRCETMCTEIQKVGVLSGVNRGFETMVSTFFNEDMSESNCSFCGQCVAVCPTGALTEVNNIDLVWNELDNNEKVVVVQVAPAVRVALGEEFGLNPGEVTTGKIVSALRLLGFKYVFDTNFAADITIIEEASEFIHRLKENKNLPILTSCCPAWINYLEHHYPDLLNLASSCKSPQNIFGAVAKNYFSKKINLTPNDITVVSVMPCIAKKYEVAREELGNNGISDVDISITTRELAKMIKQAGIDFLSLEDGTFDSPMGESTGAADIFGATGGVLEAALRTSYEWVTGNNLDCVNFESVRGFDGIKEANINIDGTIVNVCAASSLGNAKQIMDEVKSGNSKYQIIEIMACPGGCVAGGGQPYHCGDYNKIKARAQGLYGIDAGKEIRKSHENPSVNKLYDEFFGEPYSNLAHKYLHTHYFDKSDFFKNSEELAEVTD; from the coding sequence ATGAGCTTAGTTAATTTAACTATAAATGGTAAAGCTGTATCTGTTGAAAATGAAACGACGATACTTGATGCAGCTAAAAAACTTAATATAAAAATTCCTACGCTTTGTCATCTTCATATGGATGAAATAAATATGCATAATAAATGTGCATCTTGTCGTGTATGTATGGTAGATACTAAAAGAGGTTTAGTTCCAGCTTGTGCAACAAATGTACGTGAAGGAATGGAAGTTCAAACAAATACGGCACGTGCTTTAAATGCTAGAAAAACTGTTGTAGAACTCTTGTTATCAGATCATCCTCAAGATTGTCTTGTATGTGAAAAAAATGGAAACTGTGAACTTCAAAATATTGCACAAGACCTTGGAGTTAGAGATATAAAATATAAAGGGGTAAAAACTAATCTAGGTATAGATAATTCAAGTAAATCTATCGTAAAAAATCATGATAAATGTATACTTTGTAGAAGATGTGAAACTATGTGTACTGAAATACAAAAAGTTGGAGTTTTATCAGGTGTTAATCGTGGATTCGAAACAATGGTGTCAACATTTTTCAATGAAGATATGAGTGAGAGTAATTGTTCTTTCTGTGGTCAGTGTGTGGCTGTCTGTCCTACAGGAGCATTAACAGAGGTTAATAATATAGACTTAGTTTGGAATGAGCTTGATAATAATGAAAAAGTTGTTGTTGTCCAAGTTGCACCAGCTGTTAGGGTTGCCTTAGGTGAAGAGTTTGGACTTAATCCAGGTGAGGTTACAACTGGAAAAATTGTATCAGCTCTTAGATTACTTGGATTTAAATATGTATTTGATACTAATTTTGCAGCTGATATAACAATAATAGAAGAAGCTTCCGAGTTTATACATAGGTTAAAAGAAAACAAAAACTTACCGATACTAACTAGCTGCTGTCCAGCTTGGATTAACTACTTAGAACATCACTATCCTGATTTATTGAATTTAGCTTCTAGTTGTAAATCTCCTCAAAATATATTTGGTGCAGTAGCTAAAAACTACTTCTCTAAAAAAATTAATTTAACACCAAATGATATAACTGTTGTATCTGTTATGCCTTGTATAGCAAAGAAATATGAAGTTGCTAGAGAAGAACTTGGAAATAATGGAATTTCAGATGTAGATATATCTATAACAACTCGTGAGCTTGCTAAAATGATTAAACAAGCTGGTATAGATTTCTTAAGTCTTGAAGATGGAACTTTTGATAGTCCAATGGGAGAATCTACAGGTGCTGCAGATATATTTGGTGCTACTGGTGGAGTTTTAGAAGCTGCTCTACGTACATCTTATGAATGGGTTACTGGAAATAATTTAGATTGTGTTAATTTTGAATCTGTTAGAGGTTTTGATGGAATAAAGGAAGCTAATATCAATATTGATGGAACAATTGTAAATGTTTGTGCTGCTAGCAGCCTAGGAAATGCTAAACAAATAATGGATGAAGTTAAATCTGGAAATTCAAAATATCAAATAATTGAAATTATGGCCTGTCCTGGTGGATGTGTTGCAGGAGGAGGTCAACCATATCATTGTGGTGATTACAATAAAATAAAAGCTAGAGCTCAAGGCCTTTATGGAATAGATGCTGGCAAAGAAATACGAAAGTCTCATGAAAATCCATCTGTAAATAAGTTATATGATGAGTTTTTCGGTGAACCATATAGTAACTTAGCTCATAAGTATCTTCATACTCATTACTTTGATAAAAGTGATTTCTTTAAAAATAGTGAAGAACTTGCAGAAGTTACTGATTAA
- a CDS encoding NADH-quinone oxidoreductase subunit NuoF produces the protein MSQIKSFDELNNLVNKLKPNLSLRNNLKQNNNKKELLVCGDTGCRAANSMPIIDSLKQEIKNAGLEDLVSVSLTGCFGFCAQGPIVKVHPDNVFYVKVQADDARDIVQDHLIEGKLVDRLLFIEQSEEKKVKSSDDMSFYKQQMRIALHNCGYINPEKVEDYLANDGYLMLGKCLTELKPEEVIEEVKVSGLRGRGGAGFPTGIKWEATRKSPSNQKYVVCNADEGDPGAFMDRSILEGDPHKVLEAMAICGYAVGADTGYIYIRAEYPLAIERLKLAIDQANSLGVLGKNILGTDFNFNIELKYGAGAFVCGEGTALMRSIEGNRGEPRMKTYSSTKKGLWDVPTCSNNVETFANITPIIKNGGQWYKNIGTEKSSGTKVFALGGKINNVGLVEIPMGTTLRDVIYNIGGGIPDNKNFKAVLTGGPSGGCIPTDYLDTPIDFDNLNALGSMMGSGGMLILDETDCMVDIAKFFLGFTVEESCGKCTPCRIGNKRLLEILTKITDGKGCEQDLIDLENLSKTIVSTSLCGLGKSAPNPVLSTLNYFYDEYKAHVVDKKCPSGKCQALLNFVITDSCIGCTKCSKICPAGCITGKVKEKHEIDITKCLKCGACMDNCKFNAIIKK, from the coding sequence ATGAGTCAAATAAAATCATTTGATGAGTTAAATAATCTAGTTAATAAATTAAAGCCAAATCTATCTTTAAGAAATAATCTCAAACAAAATAATAATAAAAAAGAACTGCTAGTTTGCGGTGATACAGGTTGTAGAGCTGCTAATAGTATGCCAATTATAGATAGTCTTAAACAAGAAATAAAAAATGCAGGTTTAGAAGATCTTGTTTCTGTATCTTTAACAGGATGTTTCGGATTCTGCGCTCAAGGCCCGATTGTTAAGGTTCATCCTGATAACGTTTTCTATGTGAAAGTCCAAGCCGATGACGCCAGAGACATAGTTCAAGATCATCTTATTGAGGGGAAACTTGTAGATAGACTTCTTTTTATTGAACAATCTGAAGAAAAAAAGGTTAAATCTTCAGATGATATGTCTTTTTATAAACAGCAAATGCGTATAGCTCTTCATAACTGTGGATATATAAATCCAGAAAAAGTTGAAGATTACTTAGCAAATGATGGTTATTTAATGCTTGGTAAATGTCTAACTGAACTTAAACCTGAAGAAGTTATTGAAGAAGTAAAAGTTTCTGGCCTAAGAGGTAGAGGCGGTGCTGGATTTCCTACTGGTATAAAATGGGAAGCTACTAGAAAATCTCCTTCAAATCAAAAATATGTAGTTTGTAATGCTGATGAAGGTGATCCAGGTGCATTTATGGATAGATCTATATTAGAAGGAGACCCTCATAAAGTTTTAGAAGCAATGGCTATATGTGGATATGCAGTTGGAGCTGATACTGGATATATATATATAAGAGCAGAATACCCTCTTGCTATAGAAAGGCTTAAACTTGCTATAGATCAAGCAAATAGTTTAGGTGTACTTGGTAAAAACATATTAGGTACTGATTTTAATTTTAACATAGAACTTAAATATGGCGCTGGGGCTTTTGTTTGTGGTGAAGGTACAGCTCTAATGCGTTCAATAGAAGGTAATCGTGGTGAACCTCGTATGAAAACTTATAGTTCTACAAAAAAAGGGCTTTGGGATGTTCCAACTTGTTCTAACAACGTAGAAACTTTTGCAAATATAACTCCTATAATTAAAAATGGAGGTCAATGGTATAAAAATATAGGTACTGAAAAATCATCAGGTACTAAGGTTTTCGCCTTAGGCGGAAAAATAAATAATGTTGGTCTTGTTGAAATACCTATGGGAACAACTTTAAGAGATGTAATTTATAACATAGGTGGAGGTATTCCCGATAATAAAAATTTCAAAGCTGTTTTAACAGGTGGTCCATCAGGAGGATGTATACCGACTGATTATCTAGATACTCCTATAGATTTTGATAATTTAAATGCTCTTGGATCTATGATGGGTTCAGGTGGTATGTTAATACTAGATGAAACTGACTGTATGGTTGATATAGCTAAGTTTTTCTTAGGATTTACTGTCGAAGAATCTTGTGGTAAATGTACTCCTTGTCGTATAGGAAATAAGAGATTATTAGAAATTTTAACTAAAATAACAGATGGCAAAGGTTGTGAACAAGATTTAATAGACTTAGAAAATTTATCTAAAACAATAGTTAGTACCTCTTTATGTGGATTGGGCAAGTCTGCTCCTAACCCAGTTTTAAGTACCCTTAACTATTTCTATGATGAGTATAAGGCTCATGTAGTTGATAAAAAGTGTCCTTCAGGAAAATGTCAGGCACTATTAAACTTTGTTATAACAGATTCTTGCATAGGTTGTACAAAGTGTTCAAAAATCTGTCCAGCTGGATGTATAACTGGAAAAGTTAAAGAAAAACATGAAATTGATATTACTAAATGTCTAAAATGCGGTGCTTGTATGGATAACTGTAAATTCAATGCAATAATTAAGAAATAA
- a CDS encoding NADH-quinone oxidoreductase subunit NuoE family protein, which produces MCNCSQCNNKLFEDLDIFIDALPTKKGALIQVLHHAQGLFGYLPKEVQLHIAKKLDLSPAKVYGVVSFYSYFTTEQKGEYKISVCLGTVCFVKGADKILAEFENILGIKSGETTSDLKFSLEGLRCVGACGLAPVVVVNGKVYGQVTVDQVKDIVNEYKQLEATC; this is translated from the coding sequence ATGTGTAACTGTTCTCAGTGCAACAATAAATTATTTGAAGATTTAGATATATTTATAGATGCTCTACCTACTAAAAAAGGTGCTTTAATACAAGTTCTTCATCATGCTCAAGGCCTATTTGGTTATTTACCTAAAGAAGTTCAACTTCATATTGCAAAAAAGTTAGATCTATCTCCAGCTAAAGTTTATGGTGTCGTAAGCTTTTACTCATACTTTACAACTGAACAAAAAGGGGAATACAAAATAAGTGTTTGTTTAGGTACTGTATGCTTTGTAAAGGGCGCTGATAAAATTTTAGCTGAATTTGAAAATATTTTAGGTATAAAGTCTGGGGAAACAACTTCTGATTTAAAATTCTCACTTGAAGGATTACGATGTGTTGGTGCATGTGGTCTAGCTCCTGTAGTTGTTGTAAACGGAAAAGTTTATGGCCAGGTTACAGTAGATCAGGTAAAAGATATAGTAAATGAATATAAACAATTAGAAGCTACTTGTTAA